One Sagittula stellata E-37 genomic window carries:
- a CDS encoding ArsR/SmtB family transcription factor encodes MDQAKATDAFTALAHDVRLSVFRLLVKRGPDGTPAMEVGRLLDLKPSTLSGHLSVLKRAGLVTATRQHREVLYAPNFSAVNGLVTFLLEDCCGGDPAACAGIGLPLR; translated from the coding sequence ATGGATCAGGCCAAGGCAACGGACGCTTTCACCGCGCTGGCGCACGACGTGCGGCTGTCGGTGTTCCGTCTGCTGGTGAAACGCGGGCCGGACGGCACCCCCGCGATGGAAGTCGGGCGCCTGCTGGACCTCAAGCCCTCGACCCTGTCGGGCCATCTGTCGGTGCTCAAGCGCGCCGGTCTGGTGACGGCGACACGTCAGCACCGCGAGGTGCTTTATGCCCCGAACTTCTCGGCGGTGAACGGGCTGGTCACCTTCCTGCTGGAGGACTGCTGCGGCGGCGATCCGGCGGCCTGCGCCGGCATCGGCCTGCCCCTGCGCTGA
- a CDS encoding DNA polymerase IV, producing MPALCRDCLTLFDSGPRCPACERPRVIAHPELADLSIAHMDCDAFYASVEKRDNPELADKPVIIGGGRRGVVSTACYVARIRGVRSAMPMFKALQLCPDAVIIKPRMEVYVGVSRQIRAMMEELTPAIEPLSLDEAFMDLSGTSRLHGAPPAVMLARLVKRMQAELGVTGSIGLSHNKFLAKIASDLDKPRGFAVIGKAETQAFLRPKPVRMLWGVGQAGQESLDRAGIRTFEDLLRWERRDLEARFGSMGTRLWHLARGEDHRRVNRNSPVKSISNETTFNEDTADADILDGHLWRLSEKTTDRAKAKGMAGRTVTLKLRRTNFSILTRRMTLPDATQMADRLYRASRALFDQVKEPGPWRLIGVGLSDLVPEAQADRAGDLLDPQAGVRAKAERAADEIRARFGNEAILKGRALR from the coding sequence ATGCCCGCGCTGTGCCGCGACTGCCTGACCCTCTTTGACAGCGGACCGCGCTGCCCCGCCTGCGAGCGGCCGCGCGTGATCGCGCATCCGGAGCTGGCCGACCTGAGCATCGCCCACATGGACTGCGACGCCTTCTATGCCTCGGTCGAAAAGCGCGACAACCCGGAGCTGGCCGACAAGCCGGTGATCATCGGCGGCGGGCGGCGCGGGGTGGTGTCGACCGCCTGTTACGTGGCGCGCATCCGTGGGGTGCGGTCGGCCATGCCGATGTTCAAGGCGCTGCAACTGTGCCCCGACGCCGTCATCATCAAGCCCCGGATGGAGGTCTATGTTGGCGTGTCGCGCCAGATCCGCGCCATGATGGAGGAGCTGACCCCCGCCATCGAGCCGCTGTCGCTGGACGAGGCCTTCATGGACCTGTCCGGCACCAGCCGGCTGCACGGCGCGCCGCCCGCCGTCATGCTGGCCCGGCTGGTCAAGCGGATGCAGGCGGAACTGGGGGTGACCGGCTCCATCGGGCTGTCGCACAACAAGTTCCTGGCCAAGATCGCCTCCGACCTCGACAAGCCGCGCGGCTTCGCGGTGATCGGCAAGGCGGAGACTCAGGCGTTCCTCAGGCCGAAACCGGTGCGCATGTTGTGGGGTGTGGGTCAGGCCGGGCAGGAGAGCCTCGACCGGGCGGGCATCCGCACGTTCGAAGACCTGCTTCGCTGGGAGCGCCGCGACCTTGAGGCGCGGTTCGGGTCGATGGGCACCCGGCTGTGGCATCTGGCGCGAGGGGAGGATCACCGGCGGGTCAACCGCAATTCCCCGGTGAAGTCGATCTCGAACGAGACGACCTTCAACGAGGACACCGCCGATGCGGACATCCTCGACGGGCATCTGTGGCGGCTGTCGGAAAAGACCACCGACCGGGCAAAGGCGAAGGGCATGGCGGGCCGGACGGTCACGCTGAAGCTGAGGCGCACGAATTTCAGCATCCTGACCCGGCGGATGACCTTGCCGGATGCGACGCAGATGGCTGACCGGCTCTACCGGGCGTCGCGCGCCCTGTTCGACCAGGTGAAGGAGCCGGGGCCGTGGCGGCTGATCGGCGTGGGCCTGTCGGACCTCGTCCCCGAGGCGCAGGCGGATCGTGCGGGCGATCTGCTCGACCCGCAGGCCGGGGTGCGGGCGAAGGCCGAGCGGGCCGCCGACGAGATCCGCGCCCGTTTCGGCAACGAGGCGATCCTCAAGGGGCGGGCGCTCAGATGA
- a CDS encoding DUF1365 domain-containing protein has translation MTVDLVQAHTWHGRKGAVENAFRYSVDYVLFDAEAELKGPALFSRNRVNLASVQDKDHGGPPKDGRGAPWAREVLDRYGIAAQGPLMLLTQPRILGHVFNPVSFWLAYDGAALKAVIAEVSNTFGDRHSYLCHKPDGAPIGPGDELVAEKVFHVSPFQPIAGGYTFRFDITAERVGIWIDLDHERGGLIATLVGPRRPLTSGHLLWTLLRRPFGSRRVLALIFWQALKLRLKGARYRNRPEPPEAEVTGRHNDREAA, from the coding sequence ATGACAGTCGATCTGGTTCAGGCGCATACATGGCATGGCCGGAAGGGCGCGGTCGAAAACGCTTTCCGCTACTCCGTCGATTACGTGCTGTTCGACGCAGAGGCCGAGCTGAAGGGCCCCGCGCTCTTTTCCCGCAACCGGGTCAATCTGGCGTCCGTGCAGGACAAGGACCATGGCGGCCCGCCGAAGGACGGGCGCGGTGCGCCCTGGGCGCGCGAAGTGCTGGACCGCTACGGCATCGCCGCGCAGGGGCCGCTGATGCTGCTGACCCAGCCGCGCATCCTGGGGCATGTGTTCAACCCGGTGTCCTTCTGGCTTGCCTATGACGGCGCGGCGCTGAAGGCGGTGATCGCAGAGGTCAGCAACACCTTCGGCGACCGGCATTCCTACCTGTGCCACAAGCCCGACGGCGCCCCCATCGGGCCGGGCGACGAACTGGTGGCAGAGAAGGTCTTTCACGTCTCGCCCTTCCAGCCGATTGCCGGAGGATACACCTTCCGCTTCGACATCACGGCAGAGCGGGTGGGCATCTGGATCGACCTCGACCATGAACGCGGCGGTCTGATCGCCACGCTCGTCGGTCCGCGCAGGCCGCTCACCAGCGGGCATCTCCTGTGGACCCTGCTGCGCCGTCCGTTCGGGTCGCGCCGGGTTCTGGCGCTGATCTTCTGGCAGGCACTGAAGCTGCGGCTCAAAGGTGCCCGCTACCGCAATCGCCCCGAACCGCCGGAGGCCGAGGTCACCGGGCGGCACAACGACAGGGAGGCCGCGTGA
- a CDS encoding DUF3833 family protein — MAAVWLLTGAGVALALVWLRDRLAGFPAQRPADYADAPGESIDIRRHLNGALEAEGVIYGPTGRVTSRFKGDFVATWEGNTCVLHERYLYASGVEEERAWHLTLGNDGRIRATAADVVGEGSGQQSGPSVQMRYRLRLPEDKGGIVLNATDWMYLTPDGTIVNRSQFRKLGLKVAELVAVMRRKEVV; from the coding sequence ATGGCTGCCGTCTGGCTCCTTACCGGCGCGGGTGTCGCGCTGGCGCTTGTCTGGCTGCGTGACCGGCTGGCGGGTTTTCCGGCGCAGCGCCCCGCCGACTACGCCGATGCTCCGGGCGAATCGATCGACATCCGCCGCCACCTGAACGGCGCACTGGAGGCGGAGGGCGTGATCTACGGACCGACGGGCCGGGTCACGTCACGCTTCAAGGGCGATTTCGTCGCCACGTGGGAGGGCAACACCTGTGTTCTGCACGAACGCTACCTCTATGCCTCCGGCGTCGAGGAAGAACGCGCCTGGCACCTGACACTCGGCAACGACGGGCGTATCCGTGCCACGGCAGCGGACGTGGTGGGAGAGGGCAGCGGTCAGCAGAGCGGCCCGTCCGTCCAGATGCGCTACCGGCTTCGGCTGCCCGAGGACAAGGGCGGCATCGTGCTGAACGCCACCGACTGGATGTACCTCACGCCCGACGGCACCATCGTGAACCGTTCGCAGTTTCGGAAGTTGGGCCTGAAGGTTGCGGAACTCGTGGCGGTCATGCGCCGCAAGGAGGTTGTGTGA
- a CDS encoding SPFH domain-containing protein → MPIESLIAEFLGGNIVFLLLAVFILLCIFLGVRIVPQSEKHVVERFGRLRAVLGPGINFIIPFLDKVRHKISILERQLPTASQDAITMDNVLVEVETSVFYRILEPEKTVYRIRDVDAAIATTVAGIVRAEIGKMELDEVQSNRSRLISEIKMLVEDAVDNWGIEVTRAEILDVNLDQATRDAMLQQLNAERARRAQVTEAEGKRRAVELAADAQLYAAKQEAEARRITADAEAYANEVVAKVIRENGVEAAQYEVALKQVDALRRIAEKGGTQTVVLPSSAIEAFGDAFKLFKGGKS, encoded by the coding sequence ATGCCCATTGAGTCGCTGATCGCCGAATTCCTCGGCGGGAACATCGTTTTCCTGCTTCTGGCGGTCTTCATCCTGCTTTGCATCTTCCTTGGTGTGCGGATCGTGCCGCAGTCCGAAAAGCACGTGGTCGAACGCTTTGGCCGGCTGCGCGCGGTTCTGGGGCCGGGGATCAACTTCATCATCCCGTTCCTCGACAAGGTCCGGCACAAGATCTCGATCCTCGAACGCCAGTTGCCCACCGCGTCGCAGGACGCGATCACCATGGACAACGTGCTGGTCGAGGTGGAAACCTCCGTCTTCTACCGCATTCTTGAGCCGGAAAAGACAGTCTACCGGATCCGTGACGTGGACGCGGCCATAGCCACCACCGTGGCGGGCATCGTCCGCGCCGAGATCGGCAAGATGGAACTGGACGAAGTGCAGTCGAACCGCTCGCGCCTGATTTCCGAGATCAAGATGCTGGTCGAGGACGCGGTCGACAACTGGGGGATCGAGGTGACGCGCGCTGAAATCCTCGACGTGAACCTCGACCAGGCGACTCGCGATGCGATGCTCCAGCAGCTCAACGCGGAACGCGCCCGTCGCGCACAGGTGACAGAGGCGGAGGGCAAGCGCCGCGCGGTCGAACTGGCCGCCGACGCCCAGCTTTACGCCGCCAAGCAGGAGGCCGAGGCACGCCGGATCACCGCCGATGCGGAGGCCTACGCCAACGAGGTCGTCGCCAAGGTCATCCGCGAAAACGGCGTCGAGGCCGCGCAATACGAGGTCGCGCTGAAACAGGTCGACGCCCTGCGCCGCATCGCCGAGAAGGGCGGCACGCAGACCGTCGTCCTGCCGTCGAGCGCGATCGAGGCCTTCGGAGATGCATTCAAGCTATTCAAGGGAGGCAAGTCGTGA
- a CDS encoding NUDIX hydrolase, which produces MNSRRFVGAKVMLFAGDELLVLRRDFAPGLSWPGMLDFPGGLAEGGEDPIACVLRETREELGLALDPGLLRWVHLREVDGRQSWFFAAHGPASLVDEVRFGGEGLEWAAIAPMDFVNAPDAVWPFRGILANYLHSGQKKPGRV; this is translated from the coding sequence ATGAATAGCCGCCGCTTCGTCGGCGCCAAGGTGATGCTGTTCGCCGGCGACGAATTGCTGGTCCTGCGCCGCGACTTCGCGCCGGGCCTGTCGTGGCCGGGGATGCTGGATTTCCCCGGCGGTCTGGCGGAAGGCGGCGAAGACCCCATAGCCTGCGTCCTGCGAGAGACGCGTGAGGAGCTGGGGCTGGCGCTGGACCCCGGCCTGCTCCGCTGGGTGCACCTGCGCGAGGTCGACGGGCGGCAAAGCTGGTTCTTCGCGGCGCATGGCCCGGCAAGTCTGGTGGATGAGGTCCGCTTTGGCGGCGAAGGGCTGGAGTGGGCGGCCATCGCACCGATGGATTTCGTCAATGCTCCGGATGCTGTCTGGCCCTTCCGCGGCATCCTCGCCAACTATCTGCACTCGGGTCAAAAAAAACCGGGACGTGTCTGA
- a CDS encoding DUF3775 domain-containing protein, which yields MDQISTRQVAAVILMAREIERGEGELRGLIDRMDEEEAAALTAIMWIGRGSFDAEEYDEAYRTALAEATAPTSDYLIGTPHLADNLEAGLDALGYSVTEEEDDLLRRGS from the coding sequence TTGGACCAGATCAGCACAAGACAGGTGGCGGCCGTGATTCTCATGGCGCGCGAAATCGAACGGGGCGAGGGCGAGCTGCGCGGCCTGATCGACCGGATGGACGAAGAGGAAGCCGCCGCGCTGACCGCGATCATGTGGATCGGGCGCGGGTCCTTCGATGCGGAGGAATACGACGAGGCCTACCGCACCGCGCTGGCAGAGGCGACGGCCCCCACGTCGGACTACCTGATAGGCACGCCGCACTTGGCCGACAACCTTGAGGCGGGGCTGGACGCGCTGGGATACAGCGTCACCGAGGAAGAGGACGACCTGCTGCGGCGCGGGTCCTGA
- the clpB gene encoding ATP-dependent chaperone ClpB, which produces MNLDKFTERARGFVQAAQTIAMRESHQKLAPEHLLKALMDDEQGLATNLIAASGGEPKRVVQVLDTKLAKIPKVSGDAGQVYLDSATGKVLDEAEKIAKKAGDSFVPVERMLMALAMVKSPAKEALEAGKVSPQGLNEAINDVRKGRTADSANAEDSYEALKKYTLDLTDRAREGKIDPIIGRDEEIRRTMQVLSRRTKNNPVLIGEPGVGKTAIAEGLALRIVNGDVPESLKNKRLLALDMGALIAGAKYRGEFEERLKSILSEVTSAAGEIVLFIDEMHTLVGAGKADGAMDASNLLKPALARGELHCVGATTLDEYRKHVEKDAALARRFQPVMVEEPTVDDTISILRGIKEKYELHHGVRIADSALVAAAQLSHRYITDRFLPDKAIDLMDEAASRLRMEVDSKPEELDALDRDILQKQIEVEALRSEDDQASKDRLEKLEKDLADLQEQSAEMTARWQAERDKLASANDVKEQLDRARAELEQVKRQGNLARAGELSYGIIPGLEKQLAEAEASDDVMVEEAVRPDQIASVVERWTGIPAGKMLEGEREKLLGMEENLHRRVVGQNQAVTAVANAVRRARAGLNDENRPLGSFLFLGPTGVGKTELTKAVAEFLFDDDSAMVRIDMSEFMEKHAVARLIGAPPGYVGYDEGGVLTEAVRRRPYQVVLFDEVEKAHPDVFNVLLQVLDDGMLTDGQGRTVDFKQTLIVLTSNLGSQALSQLPEGADGGQAKRDVMDAVRAHFRPEFLNRLDETIIFDRLKREDMGGIVEIQLRRLLKRLAARKIRLELDDAAKAWLADEGYDPVFGARPLKRVIQRALQDPLAEMLLSGDVNDGDVVPVSAGAEGLLIGDRVGATNRPKPDDAVVH; this is translated from the coding sequence ATGAACTTGGACAAGTTCACGGAACGTGCGCGCGGTTTCGTTCAGGCCGCGCAGACCATCGCGATGCGGGAGAGCCACCAGAAGCTGGCCCCGGAGCACCTGCTCAAGGCGCTGATGGACGATGAGCAGGGACTGGCAACCAACCTGATCGCAGCCTCCGGCGGAGAGCCGAAGCGCGTGGTGCAGGTGCTGGACACCAAGCTGGCGAAGATCCCGAAAGTGTCCGGCGACGCCGGGCAGGTGTACCTCGATTCCGCCACCGGCAAGGTGCTGGACGAGGCCGAGAAGATCGCCAAGAAGGCCGGCGACAGCTTTGTCCCGGTAGAGCGGATGCTCATGGCGCTGGCCATGGTGAAATCCCCCGCGAAAGAGGCGCTGGAAGCCGGCAAGGTCTCGCCGCAGGGTCTGAACGAGGCCATCAACGACGTGCGCAAGGGGCGCACGGCGGACAGCGCCAATGCCGAAGACAGCTATGAGGCGCTGAAGAAGTACACGCTGGACCTGACCGACCGCGCCCGCGAGGGCAAGATCGACCCGATCATCGGCCGTGACGAGGAAATCCGCCGTACCATGCAGGTGCTGTCCCGCCGGACCAAGAACAACCCGGTGCTCATCGGTGAGCCGGGCGTCGGCAAGACCGCGATCGCGGAGGGCCTCGCCCTGCGGATCGTCAACGGCGACGTGCCCGAAAGCCTGAAGAACAAGCGTCTTCTGGCGCTCGACATGGGCGCGCTGATTGCCGGTGCGAAGTACCGGGGCGAGTTCGAGGAGCGTCTGAAGTCGATCCTGTCGGAGGTCACCTCGGCCGCCGGTGAGATCGTGCTGTTCATCGACGAGATGCACACGCTGGTCGGCGCAGGCAAGGCGGATGGCGCGATGGATGCGTCCAACCTGCTGAAACCGGCGCTCGCCCGCGGTGAGCTGCACTGCGTCGGCGCAACCACGCTGGACGAATACCGCAAGCACGTCGAGAAGGACGCGGCACTGGCACGGCGCTTCCAGCCGGTCATGGTCGAGGAGCCGACGGTGGACGACACCATCTCGATCCTGCGCGGTATCAAGGAGAAGTACGAACTGCACCACGGCGTGCGGATCGCCGACTCCGCGCTGGTGGCGGCGGCGCAGTTGTCGCATCGCTACATCACCGACCGTTTCCTGCCGGACAAGGCCATCGACCTGATGGACGAGGCCGCCAGCCGTCTCCGGATGGAGGTGGATTCGAAGCCGGAGGAACTCGACGCGCTCGACCGCGACATCCTGCAGAAGCAGATCGAGGTCGAAGCCCTGCGGTCCGAGGACGATCAGGCCTCCAAGGACCGGCTGGAGAAGCTGGAGAAGGACCTCGCCGACCTGCAGGAGCAGAGCGCGGAGATGACCGCGCGCTGGCAGGCGGAGCGTGACAAGCTGGCCTCGGCCAACGACGTGAAGGAGCAACTGGACCGCGCCCGTGCCGAGCTGGAGCAGGTGAAACGGCAGGGCAACCTCGCCCGCGCCGGGGAACTGTCCTACGGCATCATCCCGGGGCTGGAGAAGCAGCTGGCCGAGGCCGAGGCGTCCGACGACGTCATGGTCGAGGAAGCGGTGCGCCCGGATCAGATCGCCTCTGTCGTGGAGCGCTGGACCGGTATTCCCGCCGGCAAGATGCTGGAAGGCGAACGCGAAAAGCTGCTGGGCATGGAAGAGAACCTGCATCGTCGGGTTGTCGGCCAGAACCAGGCGGTGACGGCGGTGGCGAATGCCGTGCGCCGGGCCCGTGCGGGCCTCAACGACGAGAACCGCCCGCTGGGCAGCTTCCTGTTCCTCGGCCCCACCGGCGTCGGTAAGACCGAGCTGACGAAAGCCGTGGCGGAATTCCTGTTCGACGACGACTCCGCGATGGTCCGCATCGACATGTCGGAGTTCATGGAGAAGCATGCGGTCGCGCGCCTGATCGGCGCGCCTCCGGGCTACGTGGGCTACGACGAGGGCGGTGTCCTGACCGAAGCCGTGCGGCGGCGTCCGTATCAGGTCGTGCTGTTCGACGAGGTCGAGAAGGCGCACCCGGACGTGTTCAACGTGCTGTTGCAGGTCCTCGATGACGGTATGCTGACCGACGGTCAGGGCCGCACCGTGGACTTCAAGCAGACGCTGATCGTGCTGACGTCGAACCTTGGGTCCCAGGCGCTCAGCCAGTTGCCGGAAGGCGCTGACGGCGGTCAGGCCAAGCGCGACGTGATGGACGCGGTCCGCGCCCACTTCCGGCCGGAGTTCCTGAACCGTCTCGACGAGACGATCATCTTCGACCGGCTGAAGCGCGAGGACATGGGCGGCATCGTGGAGATCCAGCTCCGCCGTCTGCTGAAGCGGCTCGCGGCCCGCAAGATCCGGCTGGAGCTGGACGACGCGGCGAAGGCGTGGCTGGCGGACGAGGGCTACGACCCGGTGTTCGGTGCGCGTCCGCTGAAGCGGGTGATCCAGCGCGCGCTGCAGGACCCGCTGGCCGAGATGCTGCTGTCCGGCGACGTGAACGACGGCGACGTGGTTCCGGTCTCTGCCGGGGCAGAAGGCCTCCTGATCGGCGACCGCGTCGGCGCCACCAACCGGCCCAAGCCGGACGATGCCGTGGTGCACTGA
- a CDS encoding MFS transporter: MSPALRIGATGFGLIAVCYGFARFAFGLFLPQIDGDLSLGPSLSGIISGGSFAGYCIAIVASAVLTERIGARAVAVGAAIVAAVGMAGIALAPSPLILAIAVVVAGSSTGLASPPMAAAVAATVQKSRQNLTNTVINAGVSAGVALSGPIALAIAGQWRLAFGAFAAVAVVLTVAAAASLPASRGGEGAGGLPPMTGPVLRLISASFLMGAASTALWSFGGQLVSQQLGWGPTGTGLLWTCIGAGGIAGAWAGKLVDRFGLDPVHWSFLGLMAASIFAVGSGVATPSLVLIGGALFGAAYVMLTGVYLVWGTHALPDRPATGLMIGFLTIAVGQTAGAPLFGFLMAGPGAGPAVTCFAGIALLAGAFRARSVTGSAVA, from the coding sequence ATGAGTCCCGCGCTTCGCATCGGTGCGACAGGCTTCGGCCTGATCGCGGTCTGCTATGGCTTCGCCCGCTTCGCCTTTGGCCTGTTCCTGCCGCAGATCGACGGCGATCTGAGCCTCGGCCCCTCGCTCAGCGGGATCATTTCCGGTGGCTCCTTCGCTGGCTATTGCATCGCCATTGTCGCTTCTGCCGTGCTGACCGAACGGATCGGCGCGCGCGCGGTCGCTGTCGGCGCTGCCATCGTCGCCGCCGTCGGTATGGCCGGGATCGCGCTTGCGCCATCGCCACTGATCCTTGCCATCGCCGTGGTGGTGGCGGGATCGAGCACGGGCCTCGCCTCTCCGCCCATGGCCGCAGCCGTGGCGGCCACGGTGCAGAAGAGCCGCCAGAACCTCACGAACACGGTGATCAATGCGGGCGTGAGCGCGGGGGTGGCCCTGTCGGGGCCGATCGCCCTGGCCATCGCCGGGCAATGGCGGCTGGCCTTTGGCGCGTTCGCCGCCGTCGCGGTTGTGCTGACGGTTGCGGCCGCGGCCTCCCTTCCGGCCTCTCGGGGTGGCGAGGGCGCTGGCGGTCTTCCTCCGATGACTGGCCCGGTTCTGCGCCTGATCTCCGCATCGTTCCTGATGGGCGCGGCGAGCACCGCCCTGTGGTCCTTCGGAGGCCAGCTCGTGTCGCAGCAACTCGGATGGGGGCCGACGGGAACCGGGCTTCTCTGGACCTGTATCGGCGCTGGCGGCATTGCTGGCGCCTGGGCCGGCAAGCTTGTCGACCGGTTCGGTCTCGACCCCGTTCACTGGTCTTTCCTGGGGCTGATGGCCGCGAGCATCTTTGCAGTCGGATCGGGCGTCGCCACACCCTCACTCGTTTTGATCGGAGGCGCTCTCTTCGGTGCGGCGTATGTGATGCTGACGGGGGTCTACCTCGTCTGGGGAACCCACGCCCTGCCGGACCGTCCCGCGACCGGGCTCATGATCGGGTTCCTGACCATCGCCGTGGGCCAGACCGCCGGTGCGCCTCTCTTCGGGTTTCTGATGGCAGGTCCGGGCGCAGGACCGGCTGTGACATGTTTCGCTGGCATCGCACTGCTTGCGGGGGCCTTTCGGGCAAGAAGCGTGACCGGCAGTGCGGTTGCGTAG
- the pyrF gene encoding orotidine-5'-phosphate decarboxylase — protein MTLARATEQNASNAADDRLIVALDVPNVLEGIDLVQKLGDTVSFYKIGLGMLTGGGLALANELKAEHGKRIFLDMKLFDIGATIEAAVRGIAQFDLDFLTVHGDPYVVRAAKQGAAGSDLKILAVTVLTSLDRDDLDSALIKDGMIPDLVTERAGRAFEAGADGVICSPNEAAQIRALPEADGRLIVTPGVRPFGADVGDQKRIATPAQAIRDGADHIVVGRPVHRAASPRQAAEDIVAELRSPQAQRANT, from the coding sequence ATGACCCTTGCCCGCGCCACCGAACAGAATGCCTCAAATGCCGCCGATGACCGGCTGATCGTGGCGCTGGACGTCCCGAACGTGCTGGAGGGCATCGACCTCGTGCAAAAGCTGGGGGACACGGTGTCCTTCTACAAGATCGGGCTGGGTATGCTGACCGGCGGCGGGCTGGCGCTGGCGAACGAACTGAAGGCCGAACACGGCAAGCGCATCTTCCTCGACATGAAGCTGTTCGACATCGGCGCCACCATCGAAGCGGCGGTGCGGGGCATCGCGCAGTTCGACCTCGACTTCCTCACCGTGCACGGCGACCCCTACGTGGTCCGCGCCGCAAAGCAGGGCGCTGCCGGGTCCGACCTGAAGATCCTCGCCGTGACCGTTCTGACATCGCTGGACCGCGACGACCTCGACTCGGCGCTCATCAAGGATGGCATGATCCCCGACCTCGTGACCGAGCGGGCGGGACGCGCCTTCGAGGCCGGAGCGGACGGGGTGATCTGTTCGCCGAACGAGGCGGCGCAGATCCGCGCCCTGCCGGAGGCCGACGGGCGCCTGATCGTGACCCCCGGTGTGCGCCCCTTCGGTGCCGACGTCGGCGACCAGAAACGCATCGCCACGCCGGCGCAGGCGATTCGCGATGGCGCGGACCACATCGTCGTCGGACGCCCCGTGCATCGCGCCGCATCGCCCAGACAGGCGGCAGAGGACATCGTGGCAGAGCTGCGCTCCCCTCAGGCGCAGCGCGCGAACACCTGA
- a CDS encoding TetR/AcrR family transcriptional regulator codes for MDMTTKLTAAAERLFDRHGYMATGMDRLTEAAGMSSRTLYKHAGSKAQLMARVLTERDRRFMARLDVRTVDALFAALEDWVRVEGTRGCLFLRSRAETGGDTPEIAEVVALHKTAFHRRIEEVVATDLGREDPVLAEQVLVLLEGATHAAVYRGADAVSAARAAAAILIERARS; via the coding sequence ATGGATATGACGACCAAGCTCACCGCCGCCGCCGAGCGTCTCTTTGACCGGCACGGCTACATGGCCACCGGCATGGACCGGCTGACTGAGGCTGCGGGAATGTCGAGCCGGACGCTCTACAAGCATGCGGGCAGCAAGGCGCAGCTCATGGCACGGGTGCTGACCGAGCGGGACCGGCGGTTCATGGCCCGGCTCGATGTGCGGACCGTCGATGCGCTGTTCGCGGCGCTTGAGGACTGGGTGCGGGTCGAGGGCACGCGAGGGTGCCTGTTCCTGCGGTCGCGTGCCGAAACCGGCGGCGACACGCCCGAGATCGCGGAGGTAGTCGCGCTGCACAAGACGGCGTTTCATCGACGGATCGAAGAGGTTGTCGCGACAGACCTCGGACGCGAAGATCCGGTGCTCGCCGAGCAGGTGCTGGTTCTCCTCGAAGGGGCGACCCACGCAGCGGTCTACCGGGGCGCAGATGCCGTGTCCGCCGCGCGGGCGGCGGCCGCCATCCTGATCGAGAGGGCCCGATCATGA
- a CDS encoding NfeD family protein, which yields MSWDTWWLWIAGGIVLLIVEVLAPGFIALGLAVGAFVVGLLLLVTGLGSLPVTLLIWAVASLVAWLVIRKLVGERKGQVKIWTTDINE from the coding sequence GTGAGCTGGGACACCTGGTGGCTCTGGATCGCGGGCGGGATCGTCCTTTTGATCGTCGAGGTGCTGGCGCCCGGCTTCATCGCCCTCGGGCTGGCGGTCGGGGCCTTCGTGGTCGGGCTGCTGCTTCTGGTGACGGGGCTAGGCTCCCTGCCGGTGACGCTGCTGATCTGGGCCGTCGCCTCACTGGTGGCGTGGCTGGTGATCCGCAAACTCGTCGGCGAGCGGAAGGGCCAGGTGAAGATCTGGACAACGGACATCAATGAATAG
- a CDS encoding SDR family NAD(P)-dependent oxidoreductase, whose protein sequence is MRDWNGKRYWIVGASEGLGAALARKLSEAGAELILSARSEDKLRALADKLPGKAEVVPVDVTDAAALEEAAQKIGTFDGVVQLAAVYWPFGGKEWEAEHANLMADVNFGGAMRLVGVVVPRFVARGSGHIVLTGSLSGYRGLPGAAAYVSTKSGVMALAESLYADLKGTGVDVQLVNPGYIRTQLTDKNDFKMPFIMEPEEAADIVFRHMSGNSFQRAFPRMFSLLFRGSQLLPDWLYFRLFA, encoded by the coding sequence GTGAGAGACTGGAACGGCAAACGCTACTGGATCGTGGGCGCAAGCGAAGGGCTGGGCGCCGCGCTGGCCCGCAAGCTGAGCGAGGCCGGCGCCGAGCTGATCCTCTCGGCCCGCTCGGAGGACAAGCTGCGCGCGCTGGCCGACAAGCTGCCCGGCAAGGCCGAGGTGGTGCCGGTGGATGTCACCGACGCCGCCGCGCTGGAAGAGGCCGCGCAGAAGATCGGCACGTTCGACGGGGTTGTGCAGCTTGCGGCGGTCTACTGGCCCTTCGGCGGCAAGGAATGGGAGGCAGAGCACGCCAACCTCATGGCCGACGTCAACTTCGGCGGCGCCATGCGTCTTGTGGGCGTGGTGGTGCCGCGCTTCGTGGCGCGCGGGTCGGGGCATATCGTCCTGACCGGGTCGCTCTCGGGGTATCGTGGCCTGCCGGGGGCCGCGGCCTATGTCTCCACCAAGTCGGGCGTCATGGCGCTGGCGGAATCGCTCTATGCCGACCTCAAGGGCACCGGCGTCGACGTGCAGCTTGTGAACCCGGGCTACATCCGCACGCAGCTCACCGACAAGAACGACTTCAAGATGCCCTTCATCATGGAGCCGGAAGAGGCGGCGGACATCGTTTTCAGGCACATGAGCGGCAACAGCTTCCAGCGCGCGTTTCCCCGCATGTTCAGCCTGTTGTTCCGCGGCAGCCAGCTATTGCCGGATTGGCTGTACTTCCGCCTGTTTGCTTAA